Proteins encoded in a region of the Ignavibacteriales bacterium genome:
- a CDS encoding outer membrane protein transport protein — MCKKLFSIVTVFVLALIMIQSASATDGYFRHGYGIKYSALAGSGVAISLSSLGAINNPALLTYVDSRLDINVSLFSPSREYTITGAPSGFPGTFGLTPGTIESESNFFIFPTMGIAYKINPTMSLGLAFYGNGGMNSDYPAQTFYDPTSPSTGVNIEQMFAAATYSIEIAKGHSLGVSALLGWQRFAAKGLIAFSNFSSDPASLTGNSFSTAFGYGGKIGYVGKFTDFLSFGAAYQTKLSMQKFERYQGLFAEKGDFDVPASWTAGVAVVPMENLTVLLDVQQILYSGINSVGNPMDLINNSPALPDGNPNPNFKALGNEEGWGFGWEDVTAVKFGLMYKLDDTWTILGGYSFNSQPIPESEVMFNILAPAVVQHHITLGLSKLIGSNEINFAMMYAPAVTVEGPNPMEAPGAQTIGIKMSQFQIDFGYAFTF, encoded by the coding sequence ATGTGCAAAAAACTTTTTTCTATTGTAACTGTATTCGTTTTGGCTTTGATTATGATTCAAAGTGCAAGCGCAACTGACGGCTATTTCCGACACGGTTACGGAATAAAATACTCCGCACTTGCAGGCTCTGGAGTTGCTATTTCATTAAGTTCACTCGGCGCAATAAATAACCCTGCCTTACTAACTTACGTTGACAGCAGGTTAGATATAAACGTTTCATTATTCAGCCCGTCCCGTGAGTACACTATTACAGGCGCTCCATCAGGTTTTCCCGGAACATTTGGACTTACACCCGGCACAATAGAAAGTGAATCAAACTTTTTTATTTTCCCCACAATGGGTATCGCCTATAAGATCAATCCGACTATGAGTCTTGGTTTAGCTTTTTACGGCAATGGCGGAATGAACAGTGACTACCCTGCTCAAACATTTTATGACCCAACCTCCCCTTCCACAGGAGTAAATATTGAACAAATGTTTGCCGCCGCCACTTACTCAATTGAAATTGCAAAAGGTCATTCACTTGGAGTAAGTGCTTTACTTGGATGGCAAAGGTTTGCTGCAAAAGGATTAATTGCGTTTTCTAATTTCTCAAGTGATCCTGCAAGTTTAACTGGTAATTCATTTTCAACCGCTTTTGGATATGGTGGAAAGATCGGTTATGTTGGAAAGTTCACTGACTTTTTAAGTTTTGGTGCGGCGTATCAAACTAAATTATCAATGCAGAAGTTCGAACGTTATCAGGGCTTGTTTGCTGAAAAAGGTGACTTCGATGTTCCTGCTTCATGGACAGCCGGTGTTGCAGTTGTTCCGATGGAAAACCTGACAGTCCTGCTTGATGTTCAACAGATTCTTTACAGCGGAATAAACTCAGTCGGCAATCCAATGGATTTAATCAATAATTCCCCTGCTTTACCCGACGGAAATCCAAATCCAAACTTTAAAGCTCTTGGCAATGAAGAAGGATGGGGTTTCGGATGGGAAGATGTAACTGCTGTAAAATTTGGTTTAATGTATAAACTTGACGATACATGGACCATACTCGGTGGTTATTCTTTCAATTCACAGCCGATTCCGGAAAGCGAAGTCATGTTTAATATTCTTGCCCCTGCTGTCGTTCAACATCATATTACACTTGGCTTGAGCAAACTTATTGGAAGTAATGAAATAAATTTTGCAATGATGTACGCTCCTGCTGTAACTGTTGAAGGACCAAATCCGATGGAAGCGCCCGGTGCACAAACAATCGGAATAAAAATGAGTCAGTTCCAAATTGATTTTGGTTATGCATTTACTTTTTAA
- a CDS encoding sigma 54-interacting transcriptional regulator: protein MEEQTTDTILNSLAEGVFTVDKNFKINFFNSAAEKVTGLDRKDVIGKFCKHVLKSELCYLNCPIASILENGKSIFDLETQIQRSDGKVLQIRMNAAVLKNASNEPTGGIISFRDMSAYKELRQYLEHNTQFYGIVGYSKPMQEIFSLITEISNTDATILIIGETGTGKELIANAVYLTSKRKNNKFVKVNCAVLPPQLLASELFGHSKGAFTDAVKERMGRFEYADGGTIFLDEIAEIPIQMQLQLLRIIQEGAFERLGESQTRKVDVRIIAATNVNIEEAIKNGTFREDLYYRLNVIPIEVPPLRKRREDIPHLVNHFIKKFALLYSKDITQIDDKGMDLLYRYDWRGNVRELENAIEYAMIRCKSSDTLCACSLPVYLRNNVKCSKEKNHISDPSSSEILRLLELHQWNRSKVAKELSINRSTLWRKLKSMGIE from the coding sequence ATGGAAGAGCAGACTACCGATACAATATTAAACTCTTTAGCAGAAGGTGTATTTACTGTTGACAAAAATTTTAAAATAAATTTTTTCAATTCTGCTGCTGAAAAAGTAACAGGGCTCGATAGAAAAGACGTGATTGGAAAATTTTGCAAGCACGTTTTAAAATCAGAACTTTGCTATCTGAATTGTCCCATTGCTTCAATCCTTGAAAATGGAAAAAGCATTTTCGACTTAGAAACACAAATACAGCGTAGTGACGGCAAAGTATTGCAGATTCGTATGAATGCCGCTGTCTTAAAAAATGCTTCTAATGAACCAACCGGTGGAATAATTTCTTTCCGCGATATGTCTGCTTACAAAGAACTTCGCCAATATCTCGAACACAATACACAATTTTACGGCATAGTTGGTTATAGTAAACCAATGCAGGAAATATTTTCTTTGATAACAGAAATTTCGAACACTGATGCAACAATATTGATAATAGGTGAAACCGGTACGGGTAAAGAATTAATTGCGAACGCTGTTTACCTAACGAGCAAAAGAAAAAATAATAAATTTGTGAAAGTTAATTGCGCAGTTCTTCCGCCGCAGCTTCTTGCAAGTGAATTGTTTGGTCATTCTAAAGGCGCTTTTACAGATGCAGTGAAAGAAAGGATGGGGCGTTTTGAATATGCCGATGGAGGTACAATTTTCCTAGATGAAATTGCCGAGATACCTATTCAAATGCAATTGCAATTACTGCGAATAATTCAGGAAGGAGCTTTCGAGCGATTGGGTGAATCGCAAACCCGTAAGGTGGATGTAAGAATTATTGCCGCAACAAATGTAAATATTGAAGAGGCTATTAAAAACGGTACATTCAGAGAAGACCTGTATTACAGGTTGAATGTAATCCCGATAGAGGTTCCCCCATTAAGAAAAAGACGAGAGGATATTCCTCATCTTGTAAATCATTTTATTAAAAAATTTGCTTTACTCTATTCAAAAGATATAACTCAGATTGACGATAAAGGGATGGATTTGCTTTACAGATATGATTGGCGTGGTAACGTACGCGAACTTGAAAATGCAATTGAATATGCTATGATCAGATGCAAATCATCCGACACCTTGTGCGCTTGCAGTTTACCTGTATATCTGCGTAATAATGTTAAATGCAGTAAAGAAAAAAATCATATATCCGATCCTTCCTCATCAGAAATATTAAGGCTGCTCGAACTCCATCAGTGGAACAGGTCAAAGGTAGCAAAGGAATTAAGTATTAACCGATCAACTCTCTGGCGAAAATTAAAATCAATGGGTATAGAATAA
- a CDS encoding tetratricopeptide repeat protein: MSEMLANHYFQNRKFITAAPLLEKALKYSNDDSLKKKLIICYAETGRISEAFNLFCSLIKTNIKIILDTNTADEDCPCPDLIFQMENSFYSNDLDFTNLLQLGMLWLFCDKETSLNYFQKALTIQSNNKEIIDTISIIKKHNQSQMLSH, translated from the coding sequence ATGAGCGAAATGTTAGCAAATCATTATTTCCAGAATCGTAAATTCATTACAGCCGCACCCTTGCTTGAAAAAGCTCTTAAGTATTCCAATGATGATTCTTTAAAGAAGAAGCTAATCATCTGTTACGCAGAAACCGGAAGAATTTCTGAAGCATTTAATTTATTCTGCTCTCTGATTAAAACAAACATTAAAATTATTTTGGATACAAATACTGCTGATGAAGATTGCCCCTGCCCCGATCTAATTTTTCAAATGGAAAACTCATTTTATTCAAATGATTTGGATTTTACAAACTTACTTCAATTGGGAATGCTCTGGCTATTTTGCGATAAAGAAACTTCACTCAATTATTTCCAAAAGGCGTTAACAATTCAGTCCAACAATAAAGAAATTATTGATACAATATCTATAATAAAAAAACATAATCAATCTCAGATGTTATCACACTAA
- a CDS encoding C-GCAxxG-C-C family protein, which translates to MKSNLSRKEFLVNASRAAVGVTAVAGFSSLVTTATTKAKPLITPWPWPYQELDAEEVRLQAHYLYWNDKDCCAGVFGALVNALAAKIGEPWTNLPMEVMLFGRGGGGGWGTLCGVINGGAALISLVTEKAASGPLLTELFGWYTQAELPSDAANDIAVNGGYLVHNYDDALVQNVSGSPLCHISVTEWCVAAGKKVSDVERKERCGRIAGDCAAKTVELLNAYFAGTFVPTYVDPETVTACLGCHGTAFMNNVMTKMECTSCHGDPHDTSAVEPTGGIVSSFSLSQNYPNPFNPSTKINFAVPQTEKVRLDVYDIQGKLIKSLVDYDLYQPGNYSVEWNGRDNHGKNVASGIYFVKMQAGKFAQTKKMNLVK; encoded by the coding sequence ATGAAAAGTAATTTATCAAGAAAAGAATTTTTAGTTAATGCCTCCAGAGCTGCCGTTGGTGTAACTGCAGTAGCCGGGTTCTCAAGCCTTGTTACAACTGCTACAACAAAAGCCAAACCTCTTATCACCCCCTGGCCCTGGCCTTATCAAGAGTTGGATGCAGAAGAAGTTAGACTTCAGGCTCATTATCTTTATTGGAATGATAAAGACTGCTGCGCCGGTGTATTCGGTGCTTTAGTTAATGCATTAGCTGCAAAAATAGGAGAACCATGGACTAACCTGCCAATGGAAGTTATGTTATTCGGACGCGGCGGCGGCGGAGGTTGGGGTACTCTTTGCGGTGTAATAAACGGGGGGGCAGCACTCATAAGTCTGGTTACTGAAAAAGCTGCATCAGGTCCGCTTTTAACAGAACTTTTTGGATGGTACACTCAGGCTGAATTACCAAGTGATGCAGCAAATGATATCGCAGTTAATGGCGGGTATCTTGTTCATAATTATGACGATGCATTAGTTCAGAATGTTTCCGGAAGTCCGCTTTGTCATATATCTGTTACTGAATGGTGCGTTGCAGCCGGCAAAAAAGTTAGTGATGTTGAAAGAAAAGAAAGATGCGGCAGAATCGCCGGTGATTGCGCTGCAAAAACTGTTGAACTTTTAAATGCCTACTTCGCTGGAACTTTTGTTCCAACTTATGTTGATCCTGAAACTGTTACTGCATGTTTAGGCTGCCACGGAACTGCATTCATGAATAATGTTATGACTAAAATGGAATGCACATCCTGTCATGGTGACCCGCATGATACCTCCGCAGTTGAACCAACCGGCGGAATAGTATCCTCATTTTCACTGAGTCAGAATTATCCTAATCCATTTAATCCAAGCACGAAAATTAATTTTGCAGTCCCGCAAACAGAAAAGGTTCGTCTTGATGTTTATGATATTCAGGGTAAATTAATTAAATCCTTAGTTGATTACGATCTGTATCAGCCAGGGAATTACAGTGTTGAATGGAACGGAAGAGATAATCACGGTAAGAATGTTGCCAGTGGCATTTACTTTGTCAAAATGCAGGCAGGTAAATTTGCACAAACAAAAAAGATGAATCTTGTAAAATAA